AGATGTTCTTTTCGCCGCATAattagttttcaaaaatgagaTTGTCCGACATTGAGAGAGCGGGaatgatttagaagatgaataccattGTGTGTGATGTATACAAAACCTTAAGGATATATTGTCTCCCTTTTTATTACAGAAATAGACCGTCCAAGTATGTACAACATTACTCAACTACTCAATGTAGAACATAAACAGCTCCTCAATACAAGGTTTGCACTGTTCATCATTACAACATCCATACTTAGAGGCAGCATTATCATTAACATAGAAGgatagacatgtttttttttgtaacggATTTTCTCCATTACCAACGTTAGGTATTTCATATTTATGCAGTCACAAGTGACTTATTTCTATGAATTGTAAGTGTAGTTTATCAATATTGATGTAAGCTGTATATACTTAATTCTAAATGCAATTTATGTGTTATGCAATGttcataataaattgtttttggGGAAACAAATGAACGTTTTTGTGTTCGCATGTTGAGAAGATAAGGTTTAGGAAACGGTTAAAACATATAGACTTTCATTTTACTGTAAGTCGAAGAAACATGGATGTGGTATTCAGTCAATAGCAACTGAAACTCATTCCGAGCGTATTTTACAACCTTAGTACATCGTTGTATAATGAACATTGTTTATGTGGTACATGTTTAATTCGGGGTTATGGTTGAAAGATTTTACTCTTGAAAGCCAGTGTTATAGTGGGAATAGGAAAATAATATCGTAATTAAGTGCAGAAGCTTAATTGATAGTATTTTGGTGAAacatacaccacatacataataaaaatggCTGACGTGATAGGAAAGAAAGTCGCGGTTATCCTTGGTGTAGTGCTGTCACTTGGAGTTATAGTGTTGACAGTGGTCCTGTGTGGGGCATTCTTCTTCTTTCGACCCTCCTCAGGACAGACAGGGAACCAACAGCTCACACAGGGTTCCAAAAATGACAGTCATATACAAAACACGACTTCCGGACCAATTGCCGTAGATACAACACAATCAGGTATAAAAAGGGTTGTTCTTAAACTTGTACACATGCATTTATAAGCTCACACGTATATCAACACCTCTAATACCTGTTTATTTAAAGAAGTATATGTAGAGCTGGTTTTAGTATAGAGCTAACTGCATGTAGCGTTTACGGCATTCTGTTTATATATAACTGAGCATATGAAGCCACGAGCGGCTTAAGAGGGGTGCGCACacggcgcgcgccccctctagAATCGTccaagttcatttttttatttcaatacggGAGAAAAAAATACGCTAAAAATGCATCAATTCCGActacaattttttatattttcttaaggAGATCACCTCAAAGCCACATTCAAAAAGTTTATGCTGTATGTGCGTAAgccaaaaggttgcgcccctaagctaCGCCCCCTCTTACGTTAATTGCCGGAACCGCCCCTGGAAGCTGCAAATATGTGAAGACACACAACACAACAACTCATACGTTGCAATGCATTCTAGGTTACAGTGTGTCGTTTTTGCCCGGGAAAGTCGTCGGTCACGTGACTTTTCCACTTCTCACAGAAACTTCTGGTATATGCGCGAGTCGCCGGTACAAAGATGTTCTGTACACACATAACGATTCAGGGGGTTTGAACAGGATATTCGCTCTTAAgtacagttgttttaatatattacctgttaacataatacaaattatgcCCCAGTCCCGATATGAGGCTATAGTAAGTTAATACTTTTATGTAAGGCAGTTTAAATTCGATTATATAACCCTCGTTTGTTCAACTTTCCAGAACGATTAGCAGTAGGGTAAAACGTTTTATTGttcaaacaattatcaaatcctatatcaaaacaataaggTACTTTCCAGTGCCTGTGTGTTGGAAAGTAATAGCCAATTTAATATcacaacatatatattataactggTGTACTTTAGCGGTACTTCCGGCGATCATCTACTCACTATTTACATAGAGGGCGCCACGCATCAAGACTGGGAAGATATAGCGTACGGCCCCTGCGGTACCAGCAGCAGTGCAGGCGGCTACTGCATATTCGTTGCGGACACCGGAGGAAACGCAGGCGGTCTCGCCAACACCATTTTCCGTATTGCGGAGCCGCAGGTTGACTTTTCGCTGAATATCGGCAGTGAACTTAATGTGTCACTGGATTCAACTCTTAAATTCAGGTCTGACCATACGCATGTTTTGATTTTGggaatgttttaatatatacgACGTACATGGTGCTTTTGAGATCTGTTTGTAAATGctttgatatttctaaaaccAGATATATGTGTTCTTTTTGCGAATATTGAATTGGACTACTAATTGTTCTTTACTGAATGTATGCTTATCCACCTTCGAAAATTTTTGTAGGGATCAAACCCCGAATGTTGTGCGAAAAGATGTTCATGTCCATATATtgagaaaatatttgatatggtTTTATTTCCTCCTTTCAGCTGGGACCAGTATGATTGTGAAACTATCATGGTAGACGAACAGGGCGAAGTTTACGTCATTTCAAAGGTCATGTCCTGGAACCAGCCAAAACTCGCACACCTTCCTCGTCACGCCTGGGGAACCAATCAGCGCGTGAATGTGAGCATGGGCGTGTTCCTGCCCGAGTTGACGTCAAACAGAGATAATCCAACTGCCGGCGATATTTCTCCTGACGGAACTGAGGTACGGTCTCATTACAAGCAGTAATACAATCTTTAATAAGTCAATTGTAATTTACATTCGGATGTTAGTATTATACTTGATTTAAAAGGAGAATGTATTTACAGCCTTTTTTCTAATCAAACATATGTCATTATTGTCACAATGGCTGGATGACAGGAGCTAaactaacaaacaaaaatctCCACTCAGCCCAAGTTGCCTTTCGTACACACtctaacacatacatgtataccatttCTATAACGCAAACGTTAATGCGATTGGACTAAATGCAATGTTCTTCAGGTTTTGTTGAAGACCTACCAGCAGGTCCTGTACTGGCACGTGCCTGATCGGGACTACTTCCGGCACATGGTAAGACGGCCTGCAGTGCTTCCCTACATCCGGGAGCGACAGGGGGAAGCCGTCTGTTGGGATGCTGCTAGCACCGGATATTACACGCTTGGGGAGGACGTTAACGCGACGCTGTACTATTATAGGCGTGTTGGATGACACGACACACATTCGCCGTTCCTCCTACGTTTAGTATTAAGTGTATATACTGTATGTCAAACTATTAAGTTTGATAGTTTTCTTACGTGAACTACGGTAGAATTCAGTATTGGTTACTCAGATGGGAGAAAACTtctacagtgtgtgtataccacgtgataaattgcgtcataaatgctacgtcggaatgcaatattttgccctatatgaagactttaaacaaagataactttgctatttcttcaccattttaaaatgaaacatatcgcAGTTTGTGCTGCtaacagagccccgccttcagt
This genomic stretch from Mya arenaria isolate MELC-2E11 chromosome 10, ASM2691426v1 harbors:
- the LOC128205986 gene encoding uncharacterized protein LOC128205986, with protein sequence MADVIGKKVAVILGVVLSLGVIVLTVVLCGAFFFFRPSSGQTGNQQLTQGSKNDSHIQNTTSGPIAVDTTQSGYSVSFLPGKVVGHVTFPLLTETSGICASRRYKDVLYTHNDSGGLNRIFALNGTSGDHLLTIYIEGATHQDWEDIAYGPCGTSSSAGGYCIFVADTGGNAGGLANTIFRIAEPQVDFSLNIGSELNVSLDSTLKFSWDQYDCETIMVDEQGEVYVISKVMSWNQPKLAHLPRHAWGTNQRVNVSMGVFLPELTSNRDNPTAGDISPDGTEVLLKTYQQVLYWHVPDRDYFRHMVRRPAVLPYIRERQGEAVCWDAASTGYYTLGEDVNATLYYYRRVG